A genomic window from Planococcus rifietoensis includes:
- the spxA gene encoding transcriptional regulator SpxA, which produces MVTLFTSPSCTSCRKAKAWLEEHDIPYTERNIFSEPLTISEIKEILRMTEDGTDEIISTRSKIFQKLNVDVESLPLQRLYELIQEHPGLLRRPIIMDEKRLQVGYNEDEIRRFLPRKVRAYQLLEAQRMVN; this is translated from the coding sequence ATGGTTACATTATTCACTTCTCCAAGCTGTACGTCTTGCCGTAAGGCGAAAGCGTGGCTGGAAGAACATGATATTCCATATACAGAACGCAATATCTTCTCTGAACCTTTGACTATAAGTGAAATCAAAGAAATACTACGTATGACAGAGGACGGAACGGATGAAATCATTTCGACTCGTTCGAAGATCTTCCAAAAACTGAATGTAGACGTAGAAAGCTTGCCATTGCAACGCCTCTATGAACTGATCCAAGAACATCCGGGCTTATTGAGACGCCCGATTATCATGGATGAAAAACGCCTGCAAGTCGGTTACAACGAAGATGAGATCCGCCGATTCCTGCCACGTAAAGTGCGCGCATATCAATTGCTGGAAGCTCAGCGCATGGTCAACTGA
- the opp3C gene encoding oligopeptide ABC transporter permease produces the protein MTQNYEKLPQDAFTRIPRDTQEAEKISKPSVSFWQDAWRSLKKNKGAIISLVLFGLILIMSFVGPMISPYEPNDQTITHANLPPKIPVIENLGIMDGVGTLGGREVDLYEMKNVEQNYWFGTDGLGRDMFSRVWKGTQVSLFIAFVAAAIDMLIGVIYGGVSGYFGGRVDDVMQRIVEILTGIPNLVVVILFILIMDPGILAIIIALTITGWTGMSRVVRGQVLKYKSQEFVLAARTLGASDSRIIWKHLMPNVLGVIIINTMFTIPGAIFFEAFLSFIGLGLQAPDASLGTLINDGYKLIQYQPHILLFPAVVLSLIMIAFNLIGDGLRDALDPKMKD, from the coding sequence ATGACACAGAATTATGAAAAGCTACCTCAAGATGCGTTTACACGCATCCCTAGAGATACACAAGAGGCAGAGAAAATCTCAAAACCAAGTGTCAGTTTTTGGCAGGATGCTTGGCGCAGCCTGAAGAAAAACAAAGGTGCGATCATCAGTTTAGTACTATTTGGCTTGATTCTCATCATGTCATTCGTCGGGCCGATGATCAGCCCGTACGAACCAAATGACCAAACTATCACACATGCCAACTTGCCACCGAAAATACCTGTTATTGAAAACCTGGGCATTATGGATGGGGTAGGTACACTTGGCGGGCGTGAAGTTGACTTATACGAAATGAAGAATGTCGAACAGAATTACTGGTTTGGGACAGACGGCCTCGGCCGTGATATGTTCTCACGTGTATGGAAAGGGACACAAGTTTCCTTGTTCATTGCATTCGTGGCAGCAGCGATCGATATGTTGATCGGCGTTATCTACGGCGGGGTTTCCGGCTATTTTGGAGGCCGTGTGGATGATGTTATGCAGCGGATCGTTGAGATTTTGACAGGTATTCCAAACCTGGTCGTCGTTATCCTCTTTATCCTCATCATGGACCCTGGGATACTCGCGATCATCATCGCCCTGACGATAACCGGTTGGACCGGCATGTCGCGGGTAGTGCGTGGGCAGGTTCTTAAATATAAGAGCCAGGAATTCGTCCTTGCAGCCCGTACACTCGGTGCGAGTGATAGCCGTATCATCTGGAAGCATTTGATGCCGAACGTTCTTGGTGTCATCATCATCAACACGATGTTTACGATCCCAGGCGCAATTTTCTTCGAAGCTTTCTTAAGCTTTATCGGGCTGGGGCTCCAGGCTCCGGATGCGTCTCTTGGGACATTGATCAATGATGGGTATAAACTGATTCAGTATCAGCCGCATATTCTTCTGTTCCCGGCAGTAGTGCTGAGTTTGATCATGATCGCATTTAACTTAATTGGTGACGGCTTGCGTGATGCGCTCGATCCGAAGATGAAAGATTAA
- a CDS encoding putative glycoside hydrolase, which translates to MCVKSLKWLAASLFLLGSASTVQAAETATEDFSTRTYEIVNIDSGLLGTSERFGFDSGLNFKYPDAVRGIFVTGNSAGGARFSSLVDLVGNSDLNAMVIDVKEDMGHLTYTPEEDSPLHGKGIGTSLIKGPRAMLEHMEQQQIYPIARVVVFKDTVLAEQQPELSFTTGGQVWTNNRGEAFVNPFMKEVWDYNVEVAIEAAKLGFKEIQFDYVRFPEGFERLGEQLDYSMGDYSESNLDPVQRRVEAVTDFVAYAKEKLEPYGVEVSVDIFGYAATLPEAPGIGQNFSKISENVDVISSMIYPSHWTSYFGIAKPDLEPYKLVAEYAKVENEVLSKLEDAPVSRPWLQDFTASYLGAGNYKRYGKAEVEAQIRALNDQGIEEFLLWNAGNSYSPGVDYTPE; encoded by the coding sequence ATGTGTGTGAAATCCTTGAAATGGCTTGCTGCGTCTTTATTTTTACTGGGGAGCGCCAGCACTGTGCAGGCGGCTGAGACCGCTACGGAAGATTTTTCGACCCGTACATATGAAATAGTGAACATCGACTCAGGGCTGCTTGGGACATCGGAACGTTTTGGCTTCGATTCAGGATTAAATTTCAAATATCCTGATGCAGTCCGGGGAATATTCGTCACTGGCAACTCAGCTGGAGGAGCGCGATTTTCTTCATTAGTTGATCTCGTCGGAAACAGCGATTTAAACGCGATGGTCATTGACGTCAAGGAAGACATGGGGCATTTAACTTATACGCCGGAAGAAGATTCCCCACTGCACGGTAAAGGCATTGGAACTTCGTTGATCAAAGGCCCGCGCGCAATGCTTGAGCACATGGAACAGCAGCAGATTTACCCGATTGCGCGTGTGGTCGTATTCAAGGACACGGTGCTTGCAGAACAGCAGCCGGAACTTTCCTTTACAACAGGAGGGCAAGTTTGGACTAATAACCGGGGAGAGGCATTCGTCAATCCGTTCATGAAAGAAGTCTGGGACTATAATGTGGAAGTGGCGATTGAAGCGGCAAAATTGGGATTCAAGGAAATTCAATTCGATTATGTGCGTTTTCCTGAAGGGTTTGAGCGGCTTGGCGAGCAGTTGGACTACTCGATGGGCGATTACTCAGAATCCAATTTAGACCCTGTTCAGCGCCGTGTAGAAGCTGTGACTGATTTTGTCGCCTATGCGAAAGAAAAACTCGAGCCCTATGGCGTAGAAGTGTCGGTTGATATCTTTGGCTACGCAGCAACATTGCCGGAAGCACCTGGCATTGGGCAGAACTTTTCGAAAATCTCAGAGAATGTCGACGTCATCTCTTCGATGATATACCCTAGCCACTGGACATCGTATTTCGGAATTGCAAAGCCTGATTTGGAACCATATAAGTTGGTAGCTGAATATGCAAAAGTGGAAAACGAAGTGCTTTCCAAATTAGAAGATGCGCCTGTTTCACGGCCTTGGCTGCAGGATTTCACTGCCAGCTACTTAGGCGCTGGAAATTACAAGCGTTATGGCAAAGCAGAAGTGGAAGCCCAGATCCGTGCGTTGAATGACCAGGGAATCGAAGAATTCCTTCTCTGGAATGCAGGAAACAGCTATTCGCCTGGCGTTGACTATACACCTGAATAA
- the opp3b gene encoding oligopeptide ABC transporter permease — MARYIGKRLIYMFITLALIATFTFFLMKILPGSPIASADKLSPEQRAVVEARYGLDQPLPVQYFDYMFGLLKGDLGISINQFKGANVTDVILSRMGPSAQIGFQGMLLGTVLGILFGMVAALRQNTWVDYGSTIVAIIGISIPSFVFASMLQYWFGLKWDLFPVALWKDGFMSSVLPSIALAMFPLATAARFIRTEMIEVLGSDYITLAKAKGASGSEIAFKHAFRNALIPLITVLGPMAVSILTGSLVVEQIFAIPGIGEQFVKSIMVNDFSIIMGTTIFFSVFLIVVILIVDILYGVIDPRIRLSGGKS; from the coding sequence ATGGCACGCTATATTGGAAAAAGATTAATTTATATGTTCATCACTTTAGCGCTTATTGCCACGTTTACATTTTTCTTGATGAAAATATTACCAGGTTCCCCAATTGCTTCCGCAGATAAGTTATCTCCTGAACAACGGGCAGTCGTAGAGGCACGGTACGGACTGGACCAACCCCTTCCTGTTCAATATTTCGATTATATGTTTGGTTTGCTTAAAGGTGATTTGGGTATTTCGATTAACCAATTCAAAGGCGCAAACGTAACGGATGTTATTTTAAGCCGCATGGGGCCGTCAGCACAGATCGGATTCCAAGGAATGCTTCTTGGAACGGTACTCGGGATTTTATTCGGGATGGTCGCGGCGCTCAGGCAAAATACATGGGTGGATTATGGAAGTACGATCGTGGCGATCATCGGCATATCCATTCCCTCGTTTGTTTTTGCATCCATGCTACAATACTGGTTCGGTTTAAAATGGGACCTGTTCCCAGTGGCGCTATGGAAAGATGGATTCATGTCCAGCGTACTGCCGTCAATAGCATTGGCGATGTTCCCACTGGCAACGGCTGCACGGTTTATCCGTACAGAAATGATCGAAGTTCTTGGGTCTGACTATATCACTTTAGCAAAAGCTAAAGGGGCAAGCGGATCAGAAATCGCTTTCAAACACGCATTCCGTAATGCTTTGATTCCATTGATCACGGTTCTTGGACCAATGGCAGTCAGCATCTTGACAGGCTCGCTAGTAGTCGAACAGATTTTTGCGATTCCTGGAATCGGTGAGCAGTTCGTAAAATCAATCATGGTCAATGACTTCTCGATTATCATGGGTACGACAATTTTCTTCTCTGTATTCTTAATCGTTGTCATTTTGATCGTCGATATTTTGTATGGCGTCATCGATCCTCGTATTCGTCTTTCAGGAGGTAAGAGTTAA
- the mecA gene encoding adaptor protein MecA — MEIERINDNTVKFYISYLDVEERGFSRDEIWFNRDKSEELFWEMMDEVNEEADFVMEGPLWIQVQAMDKGLEVTVTRAQLTKDGQKLDLPDDIEERRKMFSGEEAGSQEFDEFEPVYDEGDTKKLEYSFVLSEVEELLPIAKRLMYMPVDTALYHFDGKYYMHVKFDEILHSEKDVKDQLSVITEYLQQTPMTIHRLEEYGKPIFKEEALPNVLHYFG, encoded by the coding sequence ATGGAAATAGAACGCATTAACGACAACACAGTGAAATTTTACATTTCCTATCTTGATGTTGAAGAGCGAGGGTTCAGCCGTGACGAAATTTGGTTTAACAGAGACAAAAGCGAAGAGCTTTTCTGGGAAATGATGGATGAAGTCAATGAAGAAGCCGATTTCGTTATGGAAGGGCCGCTGTGGATCCAAGTGCAAGCCATGGACAAAGGACTTGAAGTCACTGTCACTCGTGCGCAATTGACGAAAGACGGGCAAAAACTTGATTTGCCGGATGATATAGAAGAACGCCGCAAGATGTTTTCAGGAGAAGAAGCTGGTTCACAGGAATTTGATGAATTCGAACCGGTTTACGACGAGGGCGATACGAAGAAACTTGAATACTCGTTTGTTCTATCTGAAGTGGAAGAATTGCTTCCGATTGCGAAGCGCCTCATGTATATGCCGGTCGACACGGCATTGTACCACTTTGACGGAAAGTACTATATGCACGTGAAGTTCGATGAAATCCTTCATTCCGAAAAAGATGTCAAAGATCAATTAAGCGTCATCACCGAATACTTGCAGCAAACTCCAATGACGATTCATCGTCTTGAAGAGTATGGCAAGCCGATCTTTAAAGAAGAAGCGCTTCCGAACGTGCTGCATTATTTTGGATAA
- a CDS encoding ABC transporter ATP-binding protein, giving the protein MAEKLVEIKNLKQHFNVGKANEVKAVDGITFDIYKGETLGLVGESGCGKSTTGRSIIRLYDATDGQVLYEGESVHGKKNKKDLKKFNRKMQMIFQDPYASLNQRMKVMDIIAEGIDIHGLAKDASDRKKMVYDLLETVGLNKEHANRYPHEFSGGQRQRLGIARALAVDPDFIIADEPISALDVSIQAQVVNLLKELQEEKGLTYLFIAHDLSMVKYISDRIGVMYFGKLVELAPADELYANPMHPYTQSLLSAIPLPDPNYERNRTRKAYDPAVHNYTDGEDVKMREVSPNHFVDCSEKEFAELQECLAVKE; this is encoded by the coding sequence ATGGCTGAAAAATTAGTTGAAATCAAAAACCTGAAACAGCATTTCAATGTTGGTAAAGCAAACGAAGTCAAAGCTGTTGATGGAATCACATTCGATATTTATAAAGGTGAAACACTCGGCCTTGTAGGCGAGTCGGGTTGCGGTAAATCCACAACCGGCCGCTCGATCATTCGCTTGTACGATGCGACGGATGGCCAAGTGCTTTATGAAGGAGAAAGTGTGCACGGCAAGAAAAACAAGAAAGACTTGAAGAAATTTAATCGCAAGATGCAGATGATTTTTCAGGATCCTTACGCTTCCTTGAATCAGCGTATGAAAGTCATGGATATTATTGCTGAAGGCATCGATATCCACGGCTTGGCAAAAGATGCTAGCGACCGTAAAAAGATGGTCTATGACCTACTGGAAACGGTTGGCTTGAACAAAGAGCACGCCAACCGCTATCCGCATGAATTTTCCGGTGGGCAGCGCCAGCGTTTAGGCATTGCGCGTGCCTTGGCAGTAGACCCGGACTTCATCATTGCGGATGAGCCAATCTCTGCACTCGACGTTTCCATCCAGGCGCAGGTCGTCAACTTGCTGAAAGAATTGCAGGAAGAGAAAGGCTTGACGTATTTATTCATCGCGCATGATTTGTCGATGGTTAAATATATCTCCGACCGTATCGGTGTGATGTACTTCGGGAAATTGGTAGAATTAGCGCCAGCCGATGAATTATACGCCAACCCGATGCATCCTTACACACAATCATTGCTTTCGGCCATTCCGCTTCCGGATCCGAACTATGAGCGCAACCGTACGCGTAAAGCATATGACCCGGCAGTCCATAACTACACAGATGGGGAAGATGTGAAAATGCGTGAAGTTTCACCGAACCATTTTGTAGACTGTTCTGAGAAAGAATTTGCTGAATTGCAAGAGTGTCTTGCAGTTAAAGAATAA
- a CDS encoding ABC transporter ATP-binding protein, producing MEKILQVKDLELSFNTYGGEVKAIRGVNFDLYKGETLAIVGESGSGKSVTTKSIMRLLPEESAEFKSGEILFGGRDLTKLSDKEMQKIRGKDISMIFQDPMTSLNPTMPIGRQITEPILKHQKISKDEAKKVAIDLLRLVGMPKPELRMKQYPHQFSGGQRQRIVIAIALACNPQILIADEPTTALDVTIQAQILELMKDLQKKIDTSIIFITHDLGVVANVADRVAVMYGGKIVEIGTVDEIFYNPQHPYTWGLLSSMPSMDAEDAKLYAIPGTPPDLLDPPKGDAFALRSEYAMKIDMEQPPPFFKVSDTHMAATWLLHPEAPTVEPPEMVIERMKKFPGSRYYEGSAN from the coding sequence ATGGAAAAAATACTTCAAGTAAAAGACCTCGAACTTTCCTTCAACACATATGGTGGCGAAGTAAAGGCAATCCGAGGCGTCAACTTTGATCTATATAAAGGTGAAACATTGGCAATCGTAGGAGAATCCGGTTCCGGTAAATCCGTTACCACCAAATCGATTATGCGTTTATTGCCTGAAGAAAGTGCTGAATTTAAAAGCGGAGAGATCCTGTTCGGTGGGCGTGACTTAACGAAGTTGAGCGATAAGGAAATGCAGAAGATCCGAGGAAAAGACATCTCGATGATTTTCCAGGATCCTATGACATCGCTCAATCCGACGATGCCAATCGGCCGACAGATTACAGAGCCGATCTTGAAGCACCAAAAAATCAGCAAAGATGAAGCGAAAAAAGTGGCGATCGACTTGCTGCGTCTGGTCGGTATGCCTAAACCGGAACTTCGCATGAAACAATACCCTCACCAATTCTCGGGTGGACAGCGCCAGCGGATCGTTATTGCCATCGCTCTAGCGTGCAACCCGCAGATCCTAATTGCCGATGAGCCGACAACTGCTCTCGATGTGACGATCCAAGCGCAAATCCTGGAATTGATGAAAGACTTGCAGAAGAAAATCGATACGTCGATTATTTTTATCACCCACGACCTAGGGGTAGTGGCTAACGTGGCAGACCGTGTAGCTGTCATGTACGGCGGGAAAATTGTAGAAATCGGCACAGTCGATGAAATTTTCTACAACCCACAGCATCCATATACATGGGGCCTTCTCAGTTCAATGCCTTCAATGGATGCAGAAGATGCAAAACTGTATGCAATTCCTGGCACGCCACCGGATCTTCTTGATCCGCCAAAAGGCGATGCTTTCGCGCTGCGCAGTGAATACGCCATGAAGATCGATATGGAACAGCCGCCTCCGTTCTTTAAAGTCAGCGATACGCACATGGCGGCCACATGGCTTCTTCATCCCGAAGCGCCTACAGTCGAACCGCCTGAAATGGTCATCGAACGGATGAAAAAGTTCCCTGGCAGCCGCTATTATGAAGGGAGCGCGAACTAA